The sequence GTGCCTCAACAGGTAAATGAAGAACGGTGCCCCGATGATAGCAGTCAGGATCCCTATTGGTATCTCACTAGGGGCAAGCACGGTGCGGGCAAAGAGGTCGGCGAGGACAAGGAAGGCACCGCCAGAAAGCGCTGCCGCTGGCAGGAGGAGGCGGTGGTCGGGGCCCAGCACCAGCCTAACTGCATGGGGAACCACCAGCCCGACAAAGCCCACCAACCCGCTTATGGAGACTGCCGCTGCCGTTAATAAGGAGCCCAGGGCAAGGATAAGAATTTTTTCCCGCTCCACATCGATCCCCAGGTATGCAGCACCCTCCTCCCCCAATGAGAGGGCATTGAGACGAAAGGCAAGGAAGCGGGCAGCGATAATCCCTCCTATGATCAGCGGGGCAATGAGGGCAATCTGTGTCCAGCCGGTTACCGAGATACTTCCCATGAGGAAAGAATAGACGTTCTGCAGAAACCCTTGCCTGCCGCTCAGGGTCACCATGAGGAAAACGACAGCGGTCAACATCGCGCTTACGGCAAACCCGGCGAGGAGCATGCTCACAATGGGTGTTTTACCTCCTACTTTGGCCAGGTTATACACCAGGAGTACAGCACCCAGCGCCCCAAAAAAGGCGGCGATGGGCACCAGTCCAAAGCTGAGGAAGGCAACACTTACCGGGAGCATCATGGCAATGGTAGCTCCAAAGGCAGCGCCGGCCGAAGTGCCTATAATGTAGGGGTCAGCCATCGGGTTTCGCAGCATCCCCTGGAACAGCACCCCCGCCGATGCCAGAGCTGCCCCCACTAATGCCCCGGCAACGACCCGGGGTAGCCTGATTAGAAAAAGGATGGTCTCATCGCTTGGCTGCCAGGTGGCGGTGAAATGGAACAGCCCCGTCTTGTCCAGTACCATCTTTATTATATTTAGCGGAGAGATGGAAACTGCCCCGAGAGAAACGGCGATAAGCATGCACAGAAGCA comes from Dehalococcoidia bacterium and encodes:
- a CDS encoding iron chelate uptake ABC transporter family permease subunit, which produces MFARLRQNRRLLILLALGALLLLCMLIAVSLGAVSISPLNIIKMVLDKTGLFHFTATWQPSDETILFLIRLPRVVAGALVGAALASAGVLFQGMLRNPMADPYIIGTSAGAAFGATIAMMLPVSVAFLSFGLVPIAAFFGALGAVLLVYNLAKVGGKTPIVSMLLAGFAVSAMLTAVVFLMVTLSGRQGFLQNVYSFLMGSISVTGWTQIALIAPLIIGGIIAARFLAFRLNALSLGEEGAAYLGIDVEREKILILALGSLLTAAAVSISGLVGFVGLVVPHAVRLVLGPDHRLLLPAAALSGGAFLVLADLFARTVLAPSEIPIGILTAIIGAPFFIYLLRHTRREYAF